A genome region from Planifilum fimeticola includes the following:
- a CDS encoding carbohydrate ABC transporter permease: protein MGKKRSLSEKHIGYLLVLPALVVILVIAIWPVLRSFWMSLYDIRLNDPTKLQIQSSYGIDVERYADTVPYLMNALDSEIRQAPEDVKGQLQSLKSDLGELKKAVEGNPQVSERLDEVNELLNNFQPVPEKLKYARVDEELALKIRQELERIHTEIKAIDADKLQKQNDLLGLVNGWRETIIEPNFVGFKYYLEFANSSRMWNALANTTIFTVISVFLELALGLWIAVLINKQFRGRGIVRAAVLVPWALPTVIAALMWKFLFDGQNGVMAKIFAEIGLIPNMGALLTTKFWSMFAVIFADVWKTTPFMALLLLAGLQTIPQSLYEAAEVDGASKTQQFFKITLPMLKSTILVALLFRTLDAFRVFDLVYVLTGGGPANSTETISIFAYKTMFAQLNFGAGSALSVVVFICVALISLVFVKLLGSDLISDGRRR from the coding sequence ATGGGGAAAAAGCGAAGTCTGTCCGAAAAACACATCGGATACCTGTTGGTGCTGCCGGCACTCGTCGTCATCCTCGTGATCGCGATTTGGCCGGTGCTTCGATCCTTTTGGATGAGTCTGTACGACATCCGGTTGAACGATCCGACAAAGCTCCAGATCCAGAGCAGTTATGGGATCGACGTGGAGCGCTACGCCGACACGGTTCCTTACCTGATGAACGCCCTGGACAGCGAAATCCGGCAAGCTCCGGAGGACGTCAAGGGTCAGCTCCAGAGCCTGAAGAGCGATTTGGGGGAGCTGAAAAAGGCCGTCGAGGGCAATCCCCAGGTGTCCGAGCGGCTGGATGAAGTGAATGAATTGTTAAACAACTTCCAGCCGGTTCCGGAAAAACTGAAATATGCCCGGGTGGACGAGGAGCTCGCCCTGAAAATCCGCCAGGAGCTGGAACGGATCCACACCGAAATCAAAGCGATCGACGCGGACAAATTGCAAAAACAAAACGATCTCCTCGGACTGGTGAACGGCTGGCGGGAAACGATCATCGAGCCCAACTTTGTCGGTTTCAAATATTACCTGGAGTTTGCAAACAGTTCCCGGATGTGGAACGCCCTTGCCAACACGACCATCTTTACGGTCATCTCCGTTTTCCTGGAGCTGGCGTTGGGTTTGTGGATCGCCGTCCTGATCAACAAACAGTTCAGGGGACGGGGGATTGTCCGGGCCGCCGTGCTGGTTCCCTGGGCTTTGCCCACCGTCATCGCCGCTTTGATGTGGAAGTTTCTTTTTGACGGTCAAAACGGCGTGATGGCCAAGATTTTTGCGGAGATCGGGCTGATTCCCAACATGGGTGCACTGTTGACCACCAAGTTCTGGTCGATGTTTGCCGTCATCTTCGCCGATGTATGGAAAACGACGCCCTTCATGGCCCTTTTGCTCTTGGCGGGACTGCAAACCATTCCCCAGTCCCTCTATGAGGCGGCAGAAGTGGATGGTGCCTCCAAAACGCAGCAGTTTTTCAAGATTACTCTGCCGATGCTGAAATCGACCATCCTGGTCGCTCTGCTCTTCAGAACCCTGGACGCTTTCCGGGTGTTCGACCTGGTTTACGTGTTGACCGGCGGAGGACCTGCCAACTCGACGGAAACAATCTCCATTTTCGCCTACAAAACGATGTTTGCCCAGCTGAACTTCGGGGCCGGCTCCGCGCTGTCCGTGGTCGTCTTTATCTGCGTGGCTTTGATCAGCCTGGTCTTCGTCAAATTGCTCGGTTCCGATCTCATCAGCGACGGGCGCAGACGGTGA
- a CDS encoding ABC transporter substrate-binding protein, with amino-acid sequence MHLWKKIGSIGLALALMLTTVACGSSDSGSDEGKGEQVTIVYARGKDDTGSTQKLVEAFEKKHPNIKVKYKEMPTDTGVSHDQYVTMLSAQSSEIDVFDLDVIWPAEFAQAGYVQDLDRFIQRDNIDMSQYVQGAVEAGNFNGKQWAMPKFIDAGLLYYRKDIVKEPPKTWDELIELAKKHKGDKGTKSGFVMQAAQYEGLVCNFIEFAGSYGGRILDEKGNVVINSPETVKGLEKMIEVVKSGAVPGNILAIKEPETHQMYKEGESVLARNWPYMFAIVQNPDESKIVDKVGVAPLPKGDKESAAALGGWMIGINKYSKNKEAAWEFVKFVSGPEGQKISALYSHSPTYLPTYDDPEVQKANPLYADENFVKGVSAAIPRPVSPEYPKISEIIQVEVSKALAGKQSAKEAVKNMEKQLKEVVK; translated from the coding sequence ATGCACTTATGGAAAAAAATCGGGTCGATTGGTTTGGCGTTGGCGTTGATGTTGACGACGGTCGCCTGCGGCAGTTCCGACAGCGGATCGGATGAAGGAAAAGGCGAACAGGTGACCATCGTCTACGCCCGGGGCAAGGATGACACGGGATCCACCCAGAAGCTGGTGGAAGCCTTTGAAAAGAAACACCCGAACATCAAGGTGAAGTACAAGGAGATGCCGACGGACACCGGCGTCAGCCACGACCAGTACGTGACGATGCTCTCCGCACAGTCTTCGGAAATCGATGTGTTCGATCTGGATGTAATTTGGCCGGCGGAATTCGCCCAGGCCGGATACGTGCAGGATCTGGACCGTTTCATCCAGCGGGACAACATCGACATGAGCCAGTATGTTCAAGGTGCTGTGGAAGCCGGGAACTTCAACGGAAAACAGTGGGCGATGCCCAAGTTTATCGACGCGGGGCTTCTGTACTACCGGAAGGATATCGTGAAGGAGCCCCCCAAAACCTGGGATGAGCTGATCGAACTCGCCAAGAAGCACAAGGGCGATAAGGGCACCAAGTCCGGCTTCGTGATGCAGGCCGCCCAATACGAAGGTTTGGTCTGTAACTTCATCGAGTTCGCCGGTTCCTACGGCGGCCGGATCCTTGACGAAAAGGGGAATGTGGTGATCAACTCTCCCGAGACGGTTAAGGGTCTGGAAAAGATGATCGAGGTCGTCAAATCCGGCGCGGTGCCTGGCAACATCCTGGCGATCAAGGAGCCGGAAACGCACCAGATGTACAAAGAAGGAGAATCGGTGCTGGCCCGCAACTGGCCGTACATGTTTGCGATTGTCCAAAACCCGGATGAATCCAAGATCGTGGATAAGGTGGGAGTGGCCCCGCTGCCGAAAGGGGACAAGGAATCCGCCGCGGCGCTGGGCGGTTGGATGATCGGTATCAACAAGTATTCCAAAAACAAAGAAGCGGCTTGGGAATTTGTGAAGTTCGTCTCCGGACCGGAGGGGCAGAAGATTTCCGCTCTCTACAGCCATTCTCCGACATACCTGCCGACCTATGACGATCCGGAAGTGCAGAAGGCCAACCCCCTCTACGCCGATGAAAACTTTGTCAAAGGGGTAAGCGCGGCGATTCCTCGTCCGGTGTCCCCGGAATATCCGAAGATTTCCGAAATCATCCAGGTCGAAGTTTCCAAAGCCTTGGCCGGGAAGCAGTCGGCGAAGGAAGCCGTCAAAAACATGGAGAAGCAGCTGAAAGAAGTGGTGAAATGA
- a CDS encoding Gfo/Idh/MocA family protein produces MREKWRFGIVGAGGISELHLNTLEKEPRAEVVAISDVAVEKARERAERHGIPHVYKDFGDLIRREDVDAVIVCVPNDLHAPVAIDALRAGKHVLCEKPMAINGDLARKMAEVAKETNRVLMIGQNNRFHSETLLLKELIEKGKLGQIYHAKTGWIRRNGIPGWGSWFTSMERAGGGPLIDIGVHMLDLTLWLMGFPKPLAVFGQTYGVFGPRKKGLSGYGSIDERGVFDVEDLAVAMIRFEGGVTLTLDVSWAAYVERDRVFVNLFGSEGGAAVDLHDRKITLFHEEGNTPVDSVLRPARRDDRLHLLKNFIDSMEGTASPICTPEHGVYIHRILDAIYRSSRTGELVELD; encoded by the coding sequence ATGCGGGAAAAGTGGCGTTTCGGGATTGTCGGGGCAGGAGGCATTTCCGAACTGCATTTGAACACGTTGGAAAAGGAACCCCGCGCGGAAGTGGTCGCCATTTCGGACGTGGCCGTCGAGAAGGCGCGGGAACGGGCGGAAAGGCACGGGATTCCCCATGTCTACAAAGATTTCGGGGATTTGATCCGGCGGGAGGATGTGGATGCCGTCATCGTCTGCGTGCCCAACGATCTCCACGCACCGGTGGCGATTGATGCCCTCCGCGCGGGCAAGCATGTGCTCTGCGAAAAGCCGATGGCCATCAACGGGGATCTGGCCCGGAAGATGGCGGAGGTTGCCAAAGAGACGAACCGGGTGCTGATGATCGGCCAAAACAACCGATTCCACAGCGAAACCCTCCTGTTGAAGGAATTGATCGAAAAAGGGAAATTGGGCCAGATCTACCATGCGAAGACGGGCTGGATCCGCAGGAACGGTATTCCCGGCTGGGGGAGCTGGTTCACGTCGATGGAGAGGGCCGGCGGTGGGCCCCTGATCGACATCGGCGTCCACATGCTGGACCTCACCTTGTGGCTGATGGGCTTTCCCAAGCCCCTCGCCGTCTTCGGCCAGACCTACGGGGTGTTCGGCCCGAGGAAAAAGGGGTTGTCCGGCTATGGATCGATCGACGAACGGGGTGTCTTCGATGTGGAGGACCTGGCGGTGGCGATGATCCGGTTTGAAGGGGGAGTCACCCTGACCCTGGATGTCAGCTGGGCCGCCTACGTGGAGCGGGATCGGGTCTTCGTCAACCTGTTCGGCAGCGAAGGCGGCGCCGCCGTCGATCTCCACGACCGGAAGATCACCCTGTTTCACGAGGAGGGAAACACGCCGGTGGATTCGGTGCTTCGGCCGGCCCGCCGGGATGACCGCCTTCACCTGTTGAAAAATTTCATCGACAGCATGGAAGGGACGGCTTCTCCCATCTGTACTCCGGAACACGGGGTGTATATCCACCGGATTTTGGATGCCATCTATCGCTCGTCCCGGACGGGCGAACTGGTGGAGCTGGATTAA
- a CDS encoding Gfo/Idh/MocA family protein, with the protein MAKVRVAVIGCGSIAKHRHIPEFAAHPQVELAAFCDAVEERAAAFADRYGGEAYTDYRELLRREDIDAVSVCTPNVYHAPISIAAAESGKHVLCEKPMATSREEALNMIRAAKERGVVLMIAHNQRLMPPHVKAREVLESGTLGRVLTFRTAFAHGGPESWSVEGKGGWFFRKDRAFLGALGDLGIHKVDLIRWLLKDEIVEVGAFVDTLHKENTDVDDNAVFILRTSNGVMGTMAASWTHVPGEDNSTVLYCEKGLIRIGADPEYPLIVERADGNVEKHRVGPIATNEEGGQTKSGVIDAFLESILNGTPPLIPGEEGMKSLSVILAALQSAEDKRIASVEL; encoded by the coding sequence ATGGCAAAAGTGAGGGTTGCGGTGATCGGATGCGGCAGCATCGCCAAGCATCGGCACATTCCCGAGTTTGCCGCTCATCCGCAAGTGGAATTGGCAGCCTTTTGTGACGCGGTGGAGGAAAGGGCGGCGGCCTTCGCCGACCGGTACGGGGGAGAGGCCTACACGGATTATCGGGAGCTGCTTCGGAGGGAGGACATCGACGCTGTCAGCGTCTGCACTCCCAACGTGTATCACGCGCCCATTTCCATCGCCGCCGCCGAGTCCGGCAAGCATGTCCTGTGCGAAAAGCCGATGGCCACATCCCGGGAAGAGGCGCTGAATATGATCCGGGCCGCGAAGGAGCGGGGCGTGGTTCTGATGATCGCCCACAACCAGCGGCTGATGCCCCCCCATGTCAAGGCGAGGGAGGTTTTGGAGAGCGGCACGCTGGGGCGCGTTCTCACCTTCCGCACCGCCTTCGCGCACGGCGGACCGGAAAGCTGGAGCGTCGAAGGGAAGGGCGGATGGTTCTTCCGCAAGGATAGGGCATTTCTCGGGGCCCTGGGGGATCTGGGCATTCACAAGGTGGACCTGATTCGCTGGCTGCTCAAGGATGAGATCGTCGAGGTGGGAGCCTTTGTCGATACGCTCCACAAGGAAAATACGGACGTGGATGACAACGCGGTGTTCATCCTCCGCACCTCCAATGGAGTGATGGGTACCATGGCGGCCAGCTGGACCCACGTCCCCGGCGAGGACAACAGCACCGTCCTCTACTGTGAAAAGGGGTTGATCCGCATCGGAGCCGATCCGGAGTATCCGCTGATCGTCGAACGGGCCGACGGCAACGTGGAAAAACACCGGGTGGGGCCCATCGCCACCAATGAGGAAGGCGGGCAGACGAAGAGCGGAGTGATCGACGCATTCCTGGAGAGCATTCTCAACGGGACGCCTCCGCTCATTCCCGGGGAAGAGGGGATGAAGTCACTGAGCGTCATTTTGGCCGCCCTGCAGTCGGCGGAGGATAAGCGGATCGCAAGCGTCGAGCTATGA
- a CDS encoding sugar phosphate isomerase/epimerase family protein gives MKLGVFTVLFAQKPFEEMLDYVKEAGLDAVELGTGNYPGNAHCNPDVLLSDENKLKEFKQTVAQKGLQISALSCHGNPLSPDKAFAQQSHETFVKTVQLAEKLEVPVVNCFSGTPGDHEGAKYPNWPVAPWPNEYREVLKWQWEEKLIPYWKEWGKYAADHNVKIGLELHGGFLVHTPATLLRLREAVGEVIGANLDPSHLWWQGIDPVAAVKILGKEGAIHHFHAKDTYIDQDNVNMYGLTDMQSYANMQERAWLFRTVGYGHDLKTWADILSALRLVGYDYVVSIEHEDALLSIEEGFLKAVENLKRVLPEESLGEMWWV, from the coding sequence ATGAAACTGGGTGTGTTCACCGTTCTGTTTGCGCAAAAGCCCTTTGAGGAAATGCTGGATTACGTCAAGGAAGCCGGACTGGATGCGGTGGAGCTGGGGACCGGGAATTATCCGGGAAATGCTCATTGCAATCCCGACGTACTGTTGTCTGATGAAAATAAATTGAAAGAATTTAAGCAAACGGTTGCACAAAAAGGGTTGCAGATCAGCGCATTAAGCTGTCACGGCAACCCTTTGTCGCCTGATAAAGCGTTTGCACAACAATCCCACGAAACTTTTGTAAAAACCGTTCAGTTGGCTGAAAAATTGGAGGTTCCCGTGGTCAACTGCTTCTCCGGGACGCCGGGGGATCACGAAGGAGCCAAGTACCCCAACTGGCCGGTGGCTCCCTGGCCCAACGAGTATCGGGAAGTCTTGAAATGGCAGTGGGAAGAGAAGCTGATTCCCTACTGGAAGGAATGGGGAAAATATGCTGCCGATCACAACGTGAAAATCGGTTTGGAGCTGCACGGAGGGTTTCTCGTCCACACGCCGGCCACCCTGCTGCGCCTCCGGGAGGCCGTCGGCGAGGTGATCGGCGCCAACCTGGATCCCAGCCATCTGTGGTGGCAGGGGATCGATCCGGTGGCCGCGGTCAAAATTTTGGGCAAAGAGGGAGCCATTCACCATTTCCACGCCAAGGACACCTATATCGATCAGGATAACGTAAACATGTACGGCCTGACGGATATGCAATCCTATGCCAACATGCAGGAGCGCGCCTGGTTGTTCCGGACGGTGGGGTACGGACACGATCTGAAAACCTGGGCGGACATTCTGAGCGCGCTGCGCCTGGTCGGCTACGATTATGTGGTCAGCATCGAGCACGAGGACGCCCTGTTGTCCATCGAAGAGGGATTCCTCAAGGCGGTGGAAAACCTGAAACGGGTTCTTCCCGAAGAATCCCTCGGCGAGATGTGGTGGGTGTAA
- the trmB gene encoding tRNA (guanosine(46)-N7)-methyltransferase TrmB, which translates to MRLRRNPRAKELVSRHPRVVGEPERIRGKWRTYFGNDNPIHVELGTGKGRFLSVVCGLKPAVNWIGVERIEEVLLTALKKSDEAECDNLRFLWTDVARLAEIFAPGEVDRLYLHFSDPWPKRRHAKRRLTHRRFLALYRQVLKPGGHLLLKTDSRDLYQFTLEELEDSRFRVLEKSEDLHRSPYAEENIMTEYEEKFVSAGLPIYYVLAEPLPLDDDPSKGDAPETSPEDSKGFRHSASPKLL; encoded by the coding sequence ATGAGACTCAGAAGAAACCCCCGCGCCAAAGAGCTGGTCAGCCGCCATCCCCGGGTCGTCGGCGAGCCGGAACGGATCCGGGGAAAGTGGCGCACCTATTTTGGCAATGACAATCCGATTCACGTGGAGCTGGGGACGGGAAAAGGGCGCTTTCTCTCGGTCGTTTGCGGTCTCAAACCGGCCGTCAACTGGATCGGGGTCGAACGGATCGAGGAAGTGCTGTTGACGGCCTTGAAAAAGTCGGACGAAGCGGAATGCGACAACCTCCGCTTCTTGTGGACGGACGTCGCCCGTCTCGCCGAGATCTTCGCCCCGGGTGAAGTGGATCGCCTTTATCTCCACTTCAGCGATCCCTGGCCCAAGCGCCGGCATGCCAAGCGCCGGCTGACCCATCGGCGGTTCCTCGCCCTGTACCGGCAGGTACTCAAGCCCGGCGGCCACCTCCTGCTGAAGACGGACAGCCGGGATTTGTACCAGTTCACGCTGGAGGAGCTGGAAGACTCCCGCTTCCGCGTGCTGGAAAAGAGCGAAGACCTGCACCGAAGTCCCTATGCCGAAGAGAACATCATGACCGAGTACGAAGAAAAATTCGTCTCGGCGGGCCTTCCGATCTACTATGTGTTGGCGGAACCCCTCCCCCTGGATGACGATCCGTCGAAAGGGGATGCCCCGGAAACATCACCGGAGGACTCGAAGGGCTTCCGGCATTCCGCTTCCCCGAAGCTTCTCTGA
- the rpsD gene encoding 30S ribosomal protein S4 translates to MARYTGPRWKLSRRLGISLSGTGKELKRPYPPGQHGPGQRRKLSEYGLQLQEKQKIRFMYGVSEKQLRNLYVRSGKLKGVHGENLLKLLESRLDNLVYRIGFARTRPQARQLVVHGHITVNGKKVDRPSYQVKPGDVIGLREKSRDLAIVKEALEDRDYLPDYLTYDENKMEGTYTRLPEREELPAEINETLVIEYYSR, encoded by the coding sequence ATGGCACGTTACACTGGACCGCGTTGGAAATTGAGCCGCCGCCTCGGCATCTCCCTTTCCGGTACGGGAAAGGAGCTGAAGCGTCCGTATCCCCCGGGGCAGCACGGTCCCGGACAGCGGCGCAAACTGAGTGAATACGGTCTCCAACTTCAGGAGAAGCAGAAAATCCGCTTCATGTACGGCGTAAGCGAAAAACAGCTCCGCAACCTGTATGTCCGATCCGGCAAGTTGAAGGGTGTCCACGGGGAAAACCTGCTGAAGCTTTTGGAATCCCGCCTGGACAACCTGGTTTACCGCATCGGCTTCGCCCGCACCCGTCCGCAGGCCCGTCAGCTGGTCGTTCACGGCCATATCACCGTGAACGGGAAAAAGGTGGACCGTCCCTCCTACCAGGTAAAACCGGGCGATGTGATCGGGCTTCGGGAAAAGAGCCGGGATCTCGCCATCGTGAAGGAAGCCCTGGAAGATCGGGACTATCTCCCCGACTACCTGACCTACGACGAAAACAAGATGGAGGGTACGTATACCCGCCTGCCGGAACGGGAAGAACTGCCGGCGGAGATCAACGAAACGCTGGTCATCGAGTACTACTCGCGTTAA
- a CDS encoding DUF1028 domain-containing protein: MLLHTFSVIARCRETGRFGAAVASHFPGVGAYAPYVRSGVGAMVIQGWVNPSFGLHGMEMLERGMCSGEVLERLLFRDPGRELRQLAIIDRNGTVAVHTGADNDHARGHLSGEEFAVVGNCLATESVLSAMAEAFRKSVGPLAERLLAALIAGDLHGGDRRGKRSAAVRVVALADFPYVDFRVDHHPDPVFELERIYRENKGLLIDRYEEWVESVRKGVPFPKSSPPLSASFPEPGAKISGRRGGDGPSARQSGEAH, translated from the coding sequence ATGCTCCTCCACACCTTTTCCGTGATCGCCCGCTGCAGGGAAACCGGCCGCTTCGGTGCCGCGGTGGCTTCCCATTTTCCGGGGGTGGGCGCCTACGCTCCCTATGTCCGGTCCGGTGTGGGCGCGATGGTGATTCAGGGATGGGTCAACCCCTCCTTCGGCCTTCACGGCATGGAGATGCTGGAGCGGGGAATGTGCAGCGGGGAAGTACTGGAAAGGCTTCTCTTTCGGGATCCCGGCCGGGAATTGCGGCAACTGGCCATCATCGACCGCAACGGAACGGTAGCCGTCCATACCGGGGCGGACAATGATCATGCGAGGGGACACCTGTCGGGGGAGGAGTTTGCCGTCGTCGGAAACTGTCTGGCGACGGAGAGCGTTCTTTCCGCCATGGCCGAAGCGTTCAGGAAAAGCGTGGGCCCCTTGGCGGAACGGCTTCTCGCCGCCCTGATCGCCGGGGATCTGCATGGAGGGGACCGGCGGGGGAAACGATCCGCTGCTGTTCGGGTCGTGGCGCTGGCCGATTTTCCCTACGTCGACTTCCGGGTGGATCACCACCCGGATCCGGTCTTCGAACTGGAGCGCATTTACCGGGAAAACAAAGGGCTTCTCATCGACCGCTACGAGGAGTGGGTCGAGTCCGTCCGGAAGGGAGTGCCCTTTCCGAAATCTTCACCGCCTCTTTCCGCTTCCTTTCCGGAACCGGGTGCGAAAATATCGGGACGACGCGGGGGAGACGGCCCTTCGGCCCGTCAGTCGGGGGAGGCACATTGA
- a CDS encoding ABC transporter ATP-binding protein, with product MTHRSQKGDAPVDAILKVKGLRCSFDTRRGTVKAVDGVDLRVRKGEMMALVGESGCGKSVTAQAIMGLIGRKAGERVEGEILFKGENLLEKSEEEWCRIRGNEISMVLQDPMTSLNPSHRVGRQVGEVLELHRKMSRSAAWSAAVEMLGKVGISSPEVRAKQYPHQFSGGMRQRSVIAAAFIGQPELLIADEPTTALDVTIQAQILDLMKDLREQTGAAILLITHDLGVVAETCDTVSVMYAGKIVEQAPVKSLFAAPRHPYTRGLLASLPKPEGGKDLTPIPGQPPDLSELPPGCPFSDRCPHVVERCRIDRPPLRLVGGHRVSCWLAEED from the coding sequence GTGACGCACCGATCACAAAAGGGGGATGCGCCGGTGGATGCGATTCTGAAGGTAAAAGGACTCCGGTGCTCTTTTGACACCCGCCGGGGGACGGTGAAGGCCGTTGACGGGGTGGACCTCCGGGTGAGGAAAGGGGAAATGATGGCCCTGGTCGGTGAATCGGGATGCGGAAAGAGCGTGACGGCCCAGGCGATCATGGGCCTTATCGGCCGAAAAGCCGGCGAACGGGTGGAGGGGGAAATTTTATTCAAAGGGGAAAATCTGCTGGAGAAGAGCGAGGAGGAATGGTGCCGGATCCGCGGCAATGAAATCTCCATGGTTCTGCAGGATCCCATGACCTCCCTCAATCCGTCACACCGGGTCGGCAGGCAGGTGGGCGAAGTCCTCGAACTTCACCGGAAGATGAGCCGCTCCGCCGCCTGGTCTGCGGCGGTGGAGATGTTGGGAAAGGTGGGGATCTCTTCTCCGGAAGTGCGGGCGAAGCAATATCCCCATCAGTTCAGCGGCGGGATGCGCCAGCGGAGCGTCATTGCCGCGGCGTTCATCGGCCAACCGGAATTGTTGATCGCCGATGAGCCGACCACAGCGCTGGATGTCACCATCCAGGCGCAGATTCTGGATTTGATGAAGGATCTTCGGGAGCAGACAGGAGCGGCGATCCTCCTGATCACCCACGATCTCGGCGTGGTGGCGGAAACCTGTGACACCGTCTCGGTGATGTACGCCGGAAAGATTGTGGAGCAGGCCCCCGTCAAATCGCTGTTTGCCGCACCCCGCCATCCCTACACCCGGGGCCTGCTGGCTTCTCTTCCCAAGCCGGAGGGAGGAAAAGACCTGACCCCGATTCCCGGCCAGCCGCCCGACCTTTCGGAGCTTCCGCCGGGTTGTCCCTTTTCCGATCGCTGTCCGCACGTAGTGGAGCGTTGCCGGATCGACCGGCCGCCCCTTCGGCTCGTCGGCGGGCACCGGGTCTCCTGCTGGTTGGCGGAAGAAGATTGA
- a CDS encoding ABC transporter permease — protein MREIGLRLRQNRLALAGLVLILLFMLMALFAPLIAPYDPYRIDESAVLSPPSAEHPLGTDSFGRDVLSRLLHGARISFKVGFISVGIALTAGVLIGALAGYSGRWVDAALSRVIDVLFSFPDILLALVIMAVLGASLTNVMIAIGIVYTPIFARITRGAVLEIKGSLFIDAARVLGAGRLTVLRRHILPNVMAPIIVQTTLSLAFAILAEAALSFIGLGVEPDTPSWGIMLNEGKDWMEAAWWIAVFPGLAITLAVLGFNVLGDGLRDALDPRLRGERL, from the coding sequence ATGCGGGAGATCGGGTTGCGCTTGCGCCAAAACCGGCTGGCTCTGGCCGGACTGGTCCTGATCCTGCTCTTTATGCTGATGGCGCTGTTTGCCCCGCTCATCGCCCCGTACGATCCCTATCGGATCGATGAAAGCGCCGTTTTGAGTCCCCCGTCGGCGGAACACCCGTTGGGCACCGATTCCTTCGGCCGGGATGTGCTGAGCCGGTTGCTGCACGGCGCCCGAATTTCCTTCAAGGTGGGATTCATTTCCGTCGGCATCGCCCTCACGGCGGGGGTGTTGATCGGAGCGTTGGCAGGTTATAGCGGACGGTGGGTGGATGCGGCCCTGTCGCGGGTGATCGATGTCCTGTTCTCCTTTCCGGACATCTTGCTGGCCCTGGTGATCATGGCGGTTCTCGGAGCCAGCCTGACCAATGTGATGATCGCCATCGGTATCGTCTACACTCCGATCTTCGCCCGGATCACCCGTGGAGCGGTGTTGGAGATCAAGGGATCCCTCTTCATCGATGCGGCGCGGGTTCTCGGCGCCGGCCGGCTGACTGTTCTCCGGCGGCACATCCTGCCCAACGTGATGGCGCCCATCATCGTCCAGACCACCCTTTCCCTCGCCTTTGCCATCCTTGCCGAAGCGGCCCTGAGCTTCATCGGTCTCGGGGTGGAGCCGGATACCCCGTCCTGGGGGATCATGCTGAATGAAGGGAAAGATTGGATGGAAGCCGCGTGGTGGATCGCCGTGTTTCCGGGATTGGCCATCACGTTGGCGGTGTTGGGGTTCAACGTGCTGGGAGACGGTCTGCGGGACGCCCTGGATCCCCGGCTGAGGGGGGAGCGCCTGTGA
- a CDS encoding ABC transporter permease, which produces MLAKYLLKRLALSVPVLFGISVLVFLLVRLVPGDTVTVMLGAQYNEEQAQMLREKYGLDRPVHIQYALWVSNLMRGDFGHSTFTGQPVLAAILERLPVTLELTAISVLFALAVGIPLGIRAAVRRNRWVDYLATLFGLSGISIPGFWLGTLLILLFSLKWGWFPSGGYVPIWEDPLGNLQTMAMPGIALGTAVAAVVMRITRSSMLEVLDQEYIKMARIKGAPERIVVRRHALRNALIPVVTVLGIQVGYLLGGSVVIEQIFSLPGVGQLVLQAITNRDYALLQGSILFIAVSFVVINLLVDLLYTLIHPRIRY; this is translated from the coding sequence ATGTTGGCGAAGTACCTTTTGAAGCGATTGGCCTTGTCAGTCCCGGTGCTGTTCGGCATCTCCGTTCTCGTCTTTCTGTTGGTCCGCCTGGTTCCCGGGGATACGGTCACGGTGATGCTGGGTGCCCAGTACAACGAGGAACAGGCGCAGATGCTGCGGGAGAAGTACGGGTTGGACCGGCCGGTTCACATACAGTATGCCTTATGGGTCTCCAACCTGATGAGGGGGGATTTCGGCCATTCCACCTTCACCGGCCAGCCGGTCCTGGCGGCGATCCTCGAGCGCCTTCCGGTCACGCTGGAATTGACGGCGATCAGTGTGCTGTTCGCCCTGGCCGTCGGCATTCCCCTGGGCATTCGGGCGGCGGTTCGGCGAAACCGCTGGGTGGATTATCTGGCGACCCTCTTCGGCCTTTCGGGGATTTCCATACCGGGGTTTTGGCTCGGAACGCTGCTGATTCTCCTGTTTTCGCTCAAATGGGGGTGGTTTCCCTCCGGAGGGTACGTTCCGATCTGGGAGGATCCCCTCGGAAATCTGCAGACGATGGCCATGCCCGGAATCGCCTTGGGGACCGCCGTGGCGGCGGTGGTGATGCGCATTACCCGTTCGTCGATGCTGGAGGTGCTGGATCAGGAATATATCAAGATGGCCCGGATCAAGGGGGCGCCGGAGCGGATCGTCGTTCGGCGCCACGCCTTGCGGAACGCCCTGATCCCGGTGGTGACGGTTCTCGGCATCCAGGTCGGGTATCTCCTCGGAGGCTCGGTGGTGATCGAGCAGATCTTTTCCCTGCCCGGCGTGGGTCAGCTGGTCTTGCAGGCGATCACCAACCGCGATTACGCGCTGCTGCAGGGCAGCATCCTGTTTATCGCCGTCTCTTTCGTGGTGATCAATCTGCTGGTCGATCTGCTGTACACCCTGATCCATCCGCGGATCCGGTATTGA